The following are from one region of the Mus caroli chromosome 13, CAROLI_EIJ_v1.1, whole genome shotgun sequence genome:
- the Camlg gene encoding calcium signal-modulating cyclophilin ligand, with amino-acid sequence MEPVPAATDGGERPATPSGLSASQRRAELRRRKLLMNSEQRINRIMGFHRPGSGAEEENQTKSKPQDSDKLNSLSIPSVSKRVVLGDSVDGGGADQLGGVAEVRGTQLGDKLDSFIKAPECSSKDGAELRQRTRGDLTADPAQRASHHGLEQYLSRFEEAMKLRKQLISEKPSQEDGSTAEEFDSFRIFRLVGCALLALGVRAFVCKYLSIFAPFLTLQLAYMGLYKYFPKGEKKVKTTVLTAALLLSGIPAEVINRSMDTYSKMGEVFTDLCVYFFTFIFCHELLDYWGPEVP; translated from the exons ATGGAGCCGGTGCCTGCGGCCACCGACGGCGGGGAAAGACCCGCGACGCCGTCGGGCCTTTCGGCTTCTCAGCGTCGAGCGGAGCTGCGGAGGAGAAAGCTACTCATGAACTCCGAGCAACGCATCAACCGGATCATGGGCTTTCACAGGCCCGGGAGCGGCGCGG aagaagaaaatcagacaAAATCAAAGCCACAGGACAGTGACAAACTGAACTCCCTCAGCATCCCTTCAGTTTCAAAGAGGGTAGTGCTTGGTGATTCAGTGGATGGAGGAGGAGCTGACCAGCTCGGTGGTGTGGCAGAAGTCAGGGGAACCCAGCTGGGAGACAAACTGGACTCATTCATTAAAGCACCTGAGTGCAGTAGTAAGGATGGAGCTGAGCTCCGGCAGCGGACCAGAGGTGACCTGACAGCAGACCCGGCCCAGAGGGCTTCTCACCACGGCCTAGAACAGTACCTTTCCAGATTCGAAGAAGCGATGAAGTTGCGCAAACAGCTGATCAGCGAGAAACCCAGCCAGGAAGATGGAAGTACCGCGGAAGAGTTTGACTCTTTTCGAATATTTCGATTGGTGGGGTGCGCTCTGCTTGCGCTTGGCGTCAGAGCCTTTGTTTGCAAATATTTG tctaTATTCGCTCCATTTCTCACTTTGCAACTTGCATACATGGGACTATACAAATATTTTCCTAAG GGCGAGAAGAAGGTGAAGACGACGGTGCTGACAGCTGCGCTGTTGCTGTCTGGGATTCCCGCTGAGGTGATCAACCGGTCCATGGACACCTACAGCAAGATGGGCGAGGTCTTCACGGACCTCTGTGTCTACTTCTTCACCTTCATTTTCTGTCATGAACTGCTTGATTACTGGGGTCCTGAAGTACCCTGA